In one window of Syngnathus typhle isolate RoL2023-S1 ecotype Sweden linkage group LG7, RoL_Styp_1.0, whole genome shotgun sequence DNA:
- the LOC133156527 gene encoding fibroblast growth factor receptor substrate 2-like has translation MGSSCSSCPDKELIADNHQSKFKVVNVDDDGNELGAGVMELTDGELVLHTHRRDDVRWPYLCLRRYGYDSNLFSFESGRRCQTGQGIFAFKCARAEEIFNMLQDIMHSHSISVVEEAVLDAGHQGATLSPAAQGYSVPTVPNGVTRLPSTGDVPSHPSSRHPSVASTRLPSVGEESTHPLLVSDESASPSCAPAAPAPPDERCPCFQAHTYVNTARLLEEPLSTDVPPESPASPDARGPATPPPPPRVNCDTPPPEPRVLLEPQGARFVLGPTPVQRRLREAGETREGDKEAAETGAAPHCRRPPPLNPDLQNVNNSAQRRTALLDYENLPALPPVWEARKSSWEEEEIGGGLKTPSLNGFNPHCCPLPLSAAYDPSHNYINTENVTAPLSAHRPETARRRPDGPTVFNFDFRRALGAGEPPKTLNYIEVETDNGGGNRGASDGSDPHTPRTPTSPPPPGTPTRRTELYALIDIERTAAMSNLQKARPRDDGTSRKTRHNSTELPSKSAAAL, from the exons ATGGGTAGTAGCTGTTCAAGCTGTCCAGACAAAGAATTGATTGCAGATAATCATCAAAGTAAATTCAAG GTGGTCAACGTGGACGACGATGGGAACGAGCTGGGCGCCGGCGTGATGGAGCTGACGGACGGCGAGCTGGTCTTGCACACGCATCGCCGCGATGACGTCAGGTGGCCATACCTGTGCCTGCGTCGCTATGGCTACGACTCCAACCTCTTCTCTTTCGAGAGCGGGCGCCGCTGTCAGACCGGACAAG GTATCTTTGCGTTCAAGTGCGCACGTGCTGAGGAAATCTTCAACATGCTGCAAGACATCATGCACAGTCACAGCATCAGCGTTGTGGAGGAAGCCGTGCTGGACGccggccaccagggggcgacGCTCTCACCTGCAG CCCAGGGTTACTCTGTGCCGACGGTGCCCAATGGTGTGACACGGCTCCCGTCAACGGGCGATGTCCCGTCCCACCCGTCCAGCCGCCACCCGTCGGTGGCCAGCACCCGGCTGCCGTCGGTGGGCGAAGAGTCCACGCACCCCCTGCTGGTGTCCGACGAGAGCGCAAGTCCGTCGTGCGCTCCCGCTGCCCCGGCGCCGCCCGACGAGCGCTGCCCCTGCTTTCAGGCGCACACCTACGTCAACACGGCGCGTCTGCTGGAGGAGCCGCTGAGCACTGACGTGCCGCCAGAGAGCCCCGCCTCCCCGGATGCCCGTGGCCCAGCCACCCCTCCGCCCCCTCCACGGGTGAACTGCGATACGCCGCCGCCGGAGCCCCGGGTGCTGCTCGAGCCGCAGGGCGCGCGCTTCGTGCTGGGACCCACGCCGGTCCAGCGACGGCTGAGGGAGGCGGGAGAGACTCGAGAGGGCGACAAGGAGGCGGCCGAAACAGGCGCAGCGCCCCACTGCCGCCGCCCGCCCCCGCTGAACCCCGACCTGCAGAATGTCAACAACTCAGCGCAGCGCCGCACGGCGTTGCTGGACTACGAGAACCTGCCGGCGCTGCCGCCCGTGTGGGAGGCGCGCAAGTCCagctgggaggaggaggagatcggCGGCGGCCTGAAAACACCGTCGCTCAATGGCTTCAACCCGCATTGTTGCCCCCTCCCGCTGTCGGCCGCCTACGATCCCTCGCACAACTACATCAACACAGAGAACGTGACGGCGCCGCTGAGCGCCCACCGACCTGAAACGGCGCGGCGCCGCCCTGACGGACCCACCGTCTTCAACTTTGACTTCCGCCGAGCGCTGGGGGCGGGCGAGCCGCCTAAGACGCTCAACTACATTGAGGTGGAGACGGACAACGGGGGTGGCAACCGGGGTGCTTCGGACGGCAGCGACCCGCACACGCCGCGCACCCCCACCTCGCCCCCGCCGCCCGGCACGCCCACGCGCCGCACTGAGCTCTATGCCCTCATCGACATCGAGCGCACGGCTGCCATGTCCAACCTGCAGAAGGCGCGACCACGGGACGACGGCACCTCGCGCAAGACGCGCCACAACAGCACCGAGCTACCTAGCAAGAGTGCTGCTGCCTTGTGA
- the LOC133156486 gene encoding receptor-type tyrosine-protein phosphatase beta-like, giving the protein MDALLLLLGFLMTTCATDQGSTFRHSSRTQESLAVTRSTLGSPTASPSQHVTFGLVSPRSTVTPDHSNATPPPAASDWPQMTKMITSETSLPLASDWPQTSKTISSHIPPSTGSDRQQTSKSIMSEISQSAAFNWPQTSKMTISETPRPAVSDWPQTSEMTSETTSETTSEITSETTSETTSETTSETTSEISETTSETEATSEMMSEMMSEMTSEMTSEMTSEMTSETTSETTSETTSEMTSETTSEMSETMSEAMSEVTSEVTSEVTSEATSETTSETTSEARSEATSEATSEVTSEMKSEATSEMKSEATSETSPPPKSEWQQTSGTITSKTPPHTVSDSPQTSKMPTSASDWLQTSKTIMSETPPAAFNRPKTSETATSETPLPVTSDWPQTSKTLTSKTSDQSDWKQTSTMIISETPVLTGSDWPQTSQPITSATTAMPDWRQTTKVIISETSPSDRPQTSKTAPPPFSLSDEPLVSSEVTTKMAFSISAVTSASRGTPATSDSTPADPGRPTSPGSSPIGSTHRNTAATNPARTRAGTPASLVVSTPSLPAASSPASATLPTSILFAPASRPATSSAPPTSPAGHALVTIAITTSSPAATGPKVNSPSRPGCSVTFGKVKVGVNWALLTVNPQKLCGNFTATAAAWRGGHVSVSECQPVAAAALNFTCAVTGLRAGSTYGVSVASALHGPLGQVQVRTAPEAVSALSAMSLSNGTALRLAWTPPSGDWEKYGVLLRNGSEVLVNDSVGKTNREYVLAAGELGLVPGRLYGAEVKVHSGMLVNTARCQARLAPRPVQELCVYRVDESSVNLRWRPPRGEWDGFTTVIGAARPDSAAVQKLLPREATGCAFGTLTSGRLYTVTVTTTSGNLSSSASINLWTTPSQVSGLQVRNLGSTESLLAEWEQASGEVDLYLVLLLHEGSVIKNQSVPAEDASLGFRDLRPGALYGVVVTTVRAGLRSRQTVAEGRTVPAAVGEVTVSNNGRVDFLSVSWRPALGEVDSYLVALRERDKTLHTLVVSKSSHQCDFSSLVSGRLYNISISTSSGSLRNQTSVLERTQPSKVQNPTAIHGARDDFLKVYWRPASGDFDFYRVAITHDNTVLQNQTVSRLRNECVFHGLVPGRLYTVVVGTRSGSYEASASTHARTFPAAVRSLHVARQTSQELWVSWTAAPGDVDHYQVQLLFSDMKVFPPLTLGGAVTECQLTSLTPGRLYKVLVSTFSGPNQRTQFIEGRTVPSQVKNIQVTNGGDSSSLMVSWTPGQGDVDRYVVVLYRQNHQLDARHLLRHQNQVEFGSLQPGQLYGVTVQALSGDLSSHLTTSARTVPSAVTALRVENPVGTGSLLASWREAAGVSDGYFLQLLDERGAILGNTTLTAALTRHTFDHLSPGRQYKVLVRTTSGGVQSLVAAAQARTRPAAATQLSIQSNTSTALAFCWSRPAGDLDSYEVLLYGADEVLRERRQVGPSGLACSFQGLNPGSAYKMVVVTRSGQLSNSSSIWAGTVPSAVTSLRAQSGHACDQLQVLWRRGQGGVSGYLVSLSAPNGSLRAQEHLGSEVTQFVFNGLTPGRLYRVDILSLSGDLANSASVHARTAPRPPSSFLFRGVTNTSLDLTWSVPPDSDFDDFEVRWTPGDRGSLVNPYENRRSGSRIVRGMFPGRLYNFSLRTVSGSSQGGGEAPPSYSLPIQGSIRTKPSPVVGLRCRPQSSTSVSCSWAPPESDFDSYVVECAREDSQSLVYSRRLDRRPEGRPAAYVIDLLEPHKRYSVRVKVISDNSASEAARDGVLTMIDRPPVPDIGTQVDAASARATRSSILFHFNCSWFSDINGAVKFFSVVVTESKGEDRILPEQRHPLPSYADYMSNSSIKSYQTSLFAAAAGSAEACAYDIIVGAGTEVLGGSCEPTHARRHLQRFCDGPLKATTAYRLSVRAFTQVPDGFSPPLYADTFLSLPVRTTTDPAGALVGGIIAAVFVMVALAMLVMLIVYRRHARPKIVQESVSINMGLRRDRPLPRNHLGLRGKPCHMTSPVKVADFERHYNKLQADAHFLLSEQYESLKDVGRNQSTDAALLPDNRGKNRYNNILPYDATRVKLSYVDDELCSDYINASYIPGNNSRREYIATQGPLPGTKDDFWKMVWEQNVRNVVMLTQCVEKGRVKCDRYWPAEREPLYYGDLIVHMTSESVLPEWTIREFNVCSEDDIRRVHTVRHFHFTVWPDHGVPDGTQSLVHFVRTVRDFVNRSGAGGPTIVHCSAGVGRTGTFVALDRLLQQLDSSDTLDIYGCVWQLRLHRSHMLQTERQYAFVHQCISDVLRARNLIVYENVGLSQADAVRATLTS; this is encoded by the exons ATGGACGCGCTTCTACTTCTCCTGGGCTTCTTGATGACCACTTGTGCGACTG atCAAGGTTCAACCTTTAGGCATTCCTCAAGGACACAAGAAAGTTTAGCGGTGACAAGGTCAACTTTAGGGTCACCCACTGCTTCACCATCCCAACACGTGACCTTTGGCCTTGTATCTCCGAGGTCCACGGTGACGCCTGATCACTCAAATGCAACACCGCCCCCGGCAGCGTCAGATTGGCCGCAAATGACAAAGATGATAACGTCAGAGACTTCCCTTCCGCTCGCGTCTGATTGGCCACAAACATCAAAGACGAtatcctcccacattccacctTCAACCGGATCTGATCGGCAGCAAACGTCAAAGTCGATAATGTCAGAGATTTCACAGTCGGCTGCATTCAACTGGCCACAAACGTCAAAGATGACCATATCGGAGACTCCGCGTCCGGCTGTGTCTGATTGGCCACAAACATCAGAGATGACGTCAGAGACGACGTCAGAGACGACGTCAGAGATTACGTCAGAGACGACGTCAGAGACGACGTCAGAGACGACATCAGAGACGACATCAGAGATCTCAGAGACAACGTCAGAGACAGAAGCAACATCAGAGATGATGTCAGAGATGATGTCAGAGATGACGTCAGAGATGACGTCAGAGATGACGTCAGAGATGACGTCAGAGACGACGTCAGAGACGACGTCAGAGACGACGTCAGAGATGACGTCAGAGACGACGTCAGAGATGTCAGAGACGATGTCAGAGGCGATGTCAGAGGTGACCTCAGAGGTGACCTCAGAGGTGACCTCAGAGGCGACCTCAGAGACGACCTCAGAGACGACCTCAGAGGCGAGGTCAGAGGCAACGTCAGAGGCGACGTCAGAGGTGACATCAGAGATGAAGTCAGAGGCAACATCAGAGATGAAGTCAGAGGCAACATCAGAGACTTCGCCTCCGCCCAAGTCAGAATGGCAGCAAACGTCAGGGACAATAACGTCAAAGACTCCACCTCACACCGTGTCTGATTCGCCACAAACGTCAAAGATGCCAACGTCTGCGTCTGATTGGCTGCAGACATCAAAGACGATAATGTCGGAGACTCCGCCGGCCGCATTTAATAGACCGAAAACATCAGAGACGGCAACGTCAGAGACTCCACTTCCGGTCACGTCTGATTGGCCACAAACGTCCAAGACATTAACATCCAAGACTTCAGACCAATCTGATTGGAAGCAAACATCCACCATGATAATATCAGAGACCCCGGTTCTAACCGGTTCTGATTGGCCACAAACGTCACAGCCCATAACGTCGGCGACTACGGCCATGCCTGATTGGCGGCAAACAACAAAGGTGATAATATCGGAGACATCGCCTTCTGACCGGCCACAAACTTCAAAAACAGCGCCGCCTCCGTTCAGCTTATCAGATGAGCCGCTTGTGTCAAGTGAGGTCACAACAAAGATGGCGTTCAGCATCTCCGCCGTGACATCAGCGAGCCGAGGCACCCCTGCCACGTCTGACTCTACTCCTGCCGATCCCGGTCGTCCCACCTCCCCTGGCAGCAGCCCGATTGGCTCAACTCATCGCAACACCGCTGCAACCAATCCCGCCCGGACTCGGGCCGGCACCCCTGCCTCCCTTGTTGTCAGCACTCCCAGCCTTCCTGCGGCCTCTAGCCCCGCTTCTGCCACCTTGCCCACCTCGATTCTGTTCGCTCCCGCAAGCAGGCCAGCGACATCTTCAGCCCCGCCCACAAGCCCGGCAGGCCATGCATTGGTAACGATTGCCATAACAACAAGCAGTCCCGCAGCAACCGGGCCAAAGGTCAACTCGCCC AGTCGGCCTGGCTGTTCGGTGACCTTCGGGAAGGTGAAGGTCGGCGTAAATTGGGCGCTGCTGACGGTCAACCCCCAAAAATTGTGCGGCAACTTCACAGCAACGGCGGCGGCCTGGCGTGGCGGCCACGTTAGCGTGAGCGAGTGCCAGCCAGTGGCGGCCGCTGCCCTAAACTTCACCTGCGCCGTCACAGGATTGCGGGCGGGAAGCACGTACGGCGTCAGCGTCGCCTCGGCCCTACACGGACCACTGGGACAAGTGCAGGTGCGCACAG CTCCTGAGGCGGTGTCGGCGTTGTCGGCCATGTCGCTTTCAAATGGCACCGCGTTACGTCTGGCCTGGACGCCCCCGAGTGGCGACTGGGAGAAGTACGGCGTGCTGCTGCGCAACGGCTCGGAAGTTCTGGTCAACGACAGCGTCGGCAAGACGAACCGGGAATACGTATTGGCCGCCGGCGAGTTGGGCCTGGTGCCGGGCCGCCTCTACGGCGCCGAGGTCAAGGTCCACAGCGGCATGCTGGTGAACACGGCGCGTTGCCAAGCACGACTGG CCCCCAGGCCAGTTCAGGAGCTTTGCGTCTATCGTGTGGACGAGTCCTCCGTAAACCTCCGGTGGCGCCCACCGCGAGGCGAGTGGGACGGCTTCACGACGGTCATCGGCGCGGCCCGGCCAGACTCGGCCGCTGTCCAGAAGCTCCTCCCCCGGGAGGCCACCGGCTGCGCCTTTGGCACGCTCACCTCGGGACGTCTGTATACCGTCACCGTGACAACTACCAGCGGCAACCTGAGTAGCTCCGCCTCCATCAACTTGTGGACCA CTCCATCTCAAGTGAGCGGACTACAGGTTCGTAATTTGGGAAGCACCGAGAGCCTCCTGGCTGAGTGGGAGCAGGCCAGCGGGGAGGTGGACTTGTACCTAGTCCTGCTGCTCCACGAGGGGAGCGTCATCAAGAACCAAAGTGTGCCGGCCGAGGACGCCAGTCTGGGTTTCCGTGACCTGAGGCCCGGCGCCCTCTACGGGGTGGTGGTGACAACGGTCCGAGCAGGACTCCGGTCCAGGCAGACGGTGGCCGAGGGCCGCACAG TTCCCGCTGCTGTCGGCGAGGTGACGGTCAGCAACAACGGACGCGTGGACTTCCTTAGCGTGTCCTGGCGTCCCGCTTTGGGGGAGGTGGACAGCTATCTGGTGGCTCTCAGGGAACGAGACAAGACACTTCACACGCTGGTGGTCTCCAAAAGCAGTCACCAGTGCGATTTTAGCTCCCTGGTATCGGGACGCCTCTACAACATCTCCATCAGCACCTCCAGCGGAAGCCTCCGCAACCAAACCTCCGTCCTGGAGAGGACCC AACCGTCCAAGGTCCAGAACCCCACCGCGATCCACGGCGCCCGTGACGACTTTCTGAAGGTGTACTGGCGTCCCGCCTCCGGAGACTTTGACTTCTACCGCGTCGCCATCACGCACGACAACACGGTGCTGCAGAACCAGACGGTGTCCAGGTTGCGCAACGAGTGCGTCTTTCACGGCTTGGTCCCGGGACGACTCTACACGGTGGTGGTCGGCACGCGCAGCGGCAGCTACGAGGCCAGCGCCTCCACCCACGCTCGCACCT TCCCTGCGGCGGTGCGTTCCTTGCACGTGGCCCGTCAGACCTCGCAGGAGCTTTGGGTGTCGTGGACGGCGGCCCCGGGCGACGTGGACCACTATCAGGTGCAGCTGCTCTTCAGCGACATGAAGGTGTTCCCTCCGCTCACCCTGGGCGGCGCCGTGACCGAGTGCCAGCTCACCTCACTCACGCCCGGACGACTCTACAAAGTCTTGGTGTCCACCTTCAGCGGACCCAACCAGAGGACCCAGTTTATCGAGGGCCGCACCG TTCCCAGCCAGGTGAAGAACATCCAGGTGACCAACGGCGGCGACAGCAGCAGCTTGATGGTGAGCTGGACGCCGGGCCAAGGCGACGTGGACCGATACGTGGTGGTACTGTACAGACAGAACCATCAACTGGACGCACGGCACCTGCTCAGACATCAGAATCAGGTCGAGTTTGGCTCGCTCCAGCCAGGTCAACTGTACGGCGTGACAGTTCAGGCACTGAGTGGCGACCTGTCCAGCCACCTAACGACCAGCGCACGCACAG TTCCGTCGGCAGTCACGGCGCTGCGGGTGGAGAACCCGGTCGGTACCGGCAGTCTATTGGCGAGCTGGCGGGAAGCGGCGGGCGTGTCGGACGGCTACTTCCTGCAGCTTTTAGACGAACGAGGCGCCATCCTTGGCAACACCACACTGACCGCTGCGCTCACACGCCACACTTTTGACCATCTCAGCCCAGGAAGGCAGTACAAGGTCCTGGTCCGGACCACCAGCGGGGGAGTCCAAAGCCTCGTCGCCGCCGCCCAGGCCCGCACAC GTCCGGCAGCCGCCACCCAGCTGTCCATCCAAAGCAACACCAGCACCGCTCTGGCCTTCTGTTGGTCCCGGCCGGCGGGCGACTTGGATTCGTACGAGGTTCTCCTGTACGGCGCCGACGAGGTTCTGCGGGAGCGGCGTCAGGTCGGGCCTTCCGGCCTTGCCTGCTCCTTCCAAGGACTCAACCCCGGTTCCGCTTACAAGATGGTGGTGGTCACGCGCAGCGGACAATTGAGCAACAGCTCCAGCATTTGGGCCGGCACAG TCCCGTCCGCCGTTACGTCTCTGCGTGCCCAAAGCGGCCATGCTTGCGACCAGCTGCAGGTCTTGTGGCGGCGAGGCCAGGGCGGCGTGTCAGGGTACCTGGTCTCGCTTTCCGCCCCCAACGGCTCGCTGCGGGCACAGGAGCATCTAGGCTCTGAGGTCACCCAATTTGTTTTCAACGGCCTGACGCCAGGTCGGCTTTACCGCGTTGACATCCTGAGCCTCAGCGGCGATCTCGCCAACAGCGCCAGCGTGCACGCCAGGACAG CTCCCCGACCGCCCAGCTCCTTCCTCTTCCGAGGGGTGACCAATACATCCCTGGACCTCACCTGGAGTGTCCCCCCGGACTCGGATTTCGACGATTTCGAGGTGCGCTGGACGCCGGGCGACCGCGGCTCTTTGGTCAACCCGTACGAGAATCGTCGGTCCGGGAGTCGCATCGTGAGAGGGATGTTCCCCGGACGCCTCTACAACTTCAGCCTGCGCACGGTCAGCGGAAGCTCGCAGGGAGGGGGCGAGGCCCCGCCCTCCTACAGCCTGCCCATCCAGGGCAGCATCCGCACCA AGCCATCCCCCGTGGTCGGCCTGCGCTGTCGCCCTCAGAGCTCCACTTCCGTCTCCTGCTCCTGGGCGCCCCCGGAATCTGACTTTGATTCCTACGTGGTGGAGTGCGCTCGCGAGGACTCGCAGAGTCTGGTCTACTCGCGGCGTTTGGATCGGCGCCCGGAGGGGCGTCCGGCCGCGTACGTCATCGACCTGCTGGAGCCTCACAAGCGCTACAGCGTGCGCGTCAAAGTAATCTCGGACAACAGCGCCAGCGAGGCAGCCCGGGACGGCGTGCTCACCATGATCGACC GCCCCCCAGTGCCGGACATCGGCACGCAAGTGGACGCCGCCTCGGCCCGGGCGACCCGTTCGTCCATCCTGTTCCACTTCAACTGCAGCTGGTTCAGCGACATCAACGGCGCCGTCAAATTCTTCAGCGTAGTCGTCACCGAGTCCAAAG GTGAAGACCGCATTCTTCCCGAGCAGCGCCACCCTCTGCCCTCGTACGCCGACTACATGTCCAACTCGTCCATCAAGTCGTACCAGACGTCGTTGTTTGCCGCTGCCGCCGGCTCGGCTGAAGCCTGCGCTTATGACATCATCGTGGGGGCCGGGACGGAGGTCTTGGGGGGTTCGTGTGAGCCCACACACGCACGGCGCCACCTGCAACGCTTCTGTGACGGACCCCTCAAAGCCACGACCGCTTACAG GCTGAGCGTGCGAGCGTTCACGCAAGTTCCCGATGGCTTTTCTCCGCCTCTTTATGCCGACACCTTCCTGTCGCTACCCGTGCGCACCACAACAG ACCCCGCCGGCGCCCTGGTAGGAGGAATCATTGCCGCCGTCTTCGTGATGGTTGCCTTGGCGATGCTGGTGATGCTCATCGTATACAGGCGACATGCGCGACCCAAAAT TGTGCAGGAAAGCGTGTCGATCAATATGGGTTTGAGGAGAGACCGACCTTTGCCAAGAAATCATCTGGGGCTCAGAGG AAAGCCCTGTCACAtgacaag CCCCGTCAAGGTGGCCGACTTTGAACGGCACTACAACAAGCTCCAGGCTGATGCCCACTTCCTGCTTTCCGAGCAGTACGAG AGTCTGAAGGACGTCGGGCGCAACCAGAGCACGGACGCCGCTCTGCTGCCCGACAACCGTGGCAAGAACCGATACAACAACATCCTGCCCT ACGACGCTACGAGAGTCAAGTTGTCCTACGTGGATGACGAACTTTGCTCCGACTACATCAATGCCAGTTACATACCt GGCAACAATTCCCGCCGCGAGTACATCGCCACCCAGGGGCCGCTGCCGGGAACCAAAGATGATTTCTGGAAGATGGTCTGGGAGCAAAATGTTCGCAACGTAGTCATGCTCACGCAGTGTGTGGAGAAAGGACGC GTGAAGTGCGACCGCTACTGGCCGGCAGAACGGGAGCCCCTCTACTACGGAGACCTCATTGTCCACATGACCTCCGAGTCGGTGCTGCCCGAGTGGACCATCCGAGAATTCAACGTGTGCAGC GAGGACGACAtacggcgcgtgcacacggtTCGTCATTTCCACTTCACTGTGTGGCCTGATCACGGCGTTCCTGACGGCACGCAGTCGCTGGTCCACTTTGTCCGGACCGTCAGAGACTTTGTCAACCGGAGCGGCGCCGGAGGACCCACCATTGTGCACTGCAG CGCCGGAGTGGGCCGGACAGGGACCTTCGTGGCGCTGGACCGCCTCCTGCAGCAGTTGGACTCGTCGGACACGCTGGACATCTACGGCTGCGTATGGCAATTGCGCCTCCACCGCTCACACATGCTGCAGACCGAG cgtCAGTACGCCTTTGTGCATCAGTGCATCAGCGACGTGCTGCGAGCCAGGAACTTGATTGTGTATGAAAACGTCGGCTTGAGCCAGGCAG ATGCTGTACGGGCGACATTAACATCATAA